GCCTACCAGCGCTTCTACCAGGCCGAGATCCCGGCCGCGACCAGCGCCGTCACCTGGCAGCGCTTCCTCGACCCGGCCGAGCCGATGCACGCCGCGCTGGCCTGGCGCGACGGCGAGGCGATCGGCCTGGTGCACTGGATCTTCCACCGCTCCTGCTGGACGGTCGGCGACTACTGCTACCTGCAGGACCTGTTCGTCGCCGAAGGCGTGCGTGGCGGCGGCCTCGGCCGCGCGCTGATCGAGCATGTCTACGCGCAGGCCCGCCAGGCCGGCGCCAGCCGCGTGCACTGGCTGACCCAGGAGCACAACGCCCAGGCGCGCCTGCTCTACGAGCGCATCGCCAGCCGTTCCGGCTTCATCCAGTACCGTCAGTTGTTGGATTGATCATGACTTCTTCGCAGAACCTGCTGGTGCTCTACACCGGCGGCACCATCGGCATGCAGATGAGCGAGTCCGGCCTGGCGCCGGCCTCCGGCTTCGAGGCGCGCCTGCGCGCCGAGCAGGCCGCCCACCCCGAACGGCCGGCGCCGGCCTGGCGCTTCGCCGAGCTCAGCCCGCCGATCGACAGCGCCAACATGCGCCAGCAGCACTGGCTGGCGATGCGCGACGCCATCGTCCGCGCGGTGGACGAGGACGGCGTCGATGCCGTGCTGCTGCTGCACGGCACCGACACCCTGGCCTACAGCGCCGCGGCGCTGAGCTTCCTGCTGCTGGGCATCGAGGTGC
This DNA window, taken from Pseudomonas alcaligenes, encodes the following:
- a CDS encoding GNAT family N-acetyltransferase; protein product: MTVQIRPVGAADQAAWLPLWQAYQRFYQAEIPAATSAVTWQRFLDPAEPMHAALAWRDGEAIGLVHWIFHRSCWTVGDYCYLQDLFVAEGVRGGGLGRALIEHVYAQARQAGASRVHWLTQEHNAQARLLYERIASRSGFIQYRQLLD